GTCGCTGGCCATCCCGAACGGCCGCGTCAGCAGACCGAACCCACCACCGAGCGTCGCCCCGACCAGCCCGACCGAACCCTCGTTCCCGGTGGGGACGGCCAGTCCGTGCCGGCCGAGCGCGGTGACCGCCTCGATCTGGGTCAGCCCCGCCCCGAGCCGGGCGGTAGCCGGGCCGCCGGCGGTGCCGGGGGTGAAGTCGGCGGACTTCAGCCCGCTGACGTCGACGACGACGCCGCCGTCGACGGAGGAGAACCCCTCCAGGCTGTGTCCGCCGCTGCGGACCCGGATCTCCAGCCCGCGGCGCCGGGCCCAGCCGACGGCGGCGATCACGTCCCGGGTGGACGCGGCGTAGACGACCGCCGCGGGCCGGCGGGCCACGAAGTGGTTCCACGGGGTGCGGGCGGCGTCGTAGCCGTCGTCGTCAGGGCGGACGATGCGTCCGGTGAGGGTCGGCTCGCCGAGATCATGGGCGGTGGTCATGCGGAGTCCTTTGGGGTCGCCGGGCCGGTCAGCGGTGCGGGGTCGGATTCGATCGCGACCACCGCCGGGCCACCGCCGGGTTCGTGTTCGAAGACCGAGCGCCGGGTGGACAGCAGGAAGCCGAAGTAGACGCCGCCGACCGCCAGCAGGCCGAGGACGATGAGGCCCGGGACGCGGGCCGACTCCGGGGTGAGCAGGACAAACAGCGCGAACGCCACCCAGACGAGGGCGACCACGGCGACCGGCACCTCGAACCGGCCCAGGCTGAAGCCGCCGGTGCGGCGGTCCAGACGCCGGCGGACGCCGAGGTAGAGGACGACGATCCCGCCGTAGATCAGTGCGGGCAGGATCGTGCTGGCCACGATCAGCTGCAGCAGCGCTTCCCCGGGCAGGGCGAGCATCAGGACGATGCCGACGCCGACGATCAGGAGGGTGGCCGGGATCGGTGTCTGCGTGCGGGGGCTGACCCGGGCCATGACGCGGGCGGCCGGGAAGCGGCGGTCGCGGGCGATGGCGAAGACCTGCCGGGCGCACGCCGCCATGATCACCATGCCGGCCCCGAACATGGCGAAGGCGATGCCGGCCAGGAAGAGTCGTTCACCGGTGGCGCCGATCTGTTCCCCGATGACGGCGGCCACCGGCGACCCGTCGGTGGAGACGGCGGCGACATCGGTGATCGAGACGGTCAGCACGACGATGAAGACCAGACCGGCGACGCCGGCCGCCACCACGGACGCGACGATGGCCCGGGGGACGTTACGGAACGGGTCCTTGGCCTCCTCGGCCAGGTTGGCGGCCGAGTCGAAGCCGACCAGCGTGGTCAGGCCCATCAGCATGCCGCCCATCAGCCCGCCGCCGATGGCGAAGTAGTCCGGGTCGTCCGCGGCGATGCCGCGGGAGAACAGGTTCTCCGGGTGCCCGCTGCCGTTGAGGGCCACGACGACCAGGAGCACCACGACGAGGATCGCGACGATGGCCAGCTCGACTACCACGGCGCCGGAGCTGACCCACCCCAGGAGCTTGGTCGACGCGATCACCAGGACCGCCTGCAGCAGCAGGACGACGACGGTGATGAGGCGCGCGGTGTTCTCGTCCTCCTCCAGCCCGAGCAGCGGCATGAGCGCCTGGCTGGCCAGGGCGTTGTCGATCGCGACGACGGCGATGGCCAGGTACCAGAAGGTGAGCCAGCCGAAGAACCAGCCGACCTTGGGATCGGCCAGCCGGGACGCCCACTGGTAGGAGGAACCGCTCAACGCGATCCGCGCCGCGAACTGGGCGACCACCAGCGCGACCAGGGTCTGGCCGACCGCGGCGACGATCCAGAGCCAGATCCCCACCGGGCCGGACGTGCGGAGCAGGTCGTCGTACGTTCCGAAGACGCCGACGGCGACGGAGATGAACGCGAAGGAGATGGCGAAGACCTGGAATCCGCCCAGCGTGCGCTGCAGTTCCGGCTCGGCCGGTCCGGGGGGAGGGGTGGTCGTCATCGACCGCCGCCGTTCGGGCAGGCGTCGATCCCAGCTGTGACCATGTTTCCCCCGACCGGCGACGCGATGGATGCGCTGGTCAGTGTGTTGCCGTACCGATGTCCGCAACAAGGACCTGGGGGTCGAGGTAGCCCGTTCGTGCGCGGTGTCCAGTCCGGCTGACTCGTCGTGGCGTCGGCGCGACGCAGCGTGCCGGGCGCCGGGTGGGGCCGGGGTGTGGGGGGGCCACCGTCGGACTGAGATGGAGTGGGC
This window of the Nakamurella flava genome carries:
- a CDS encoding APC family permease; protein product: MTTTPPPGPAEPELQRTLGGFQVFAISFAFISVAVGVFGTYDDLLRTSGPVGIWLWIVAAVGQTLVALVVAQFAARIALSGSSYQWASRLADPKVGWFFGWLTFWYLAIAVVAIDNALASQALMPLLGLEEDENTARLITVVVLLLQAVLVIASTKLLGWVSSGAVVVELAIVAILVVVLLVVVALNGSGHPENLFSRGIAADDPDYFAIGGGLMGGMLMGLTTLVGFDSAANLAEEAKDPFRNVPRAIVASVVAAGVAGLVFIVVLTVSITDVAAVSTDGSPVAAVIGEQIGATGERLFLAGIAFAMFGAGMVIMAACARQVFAIARDRRFPAARVMARVSPRTQTPIPATLLIVGVGIVLMLALPGEALLQLIVASTILPALIYGGIVVLYLGVRRRLDRRTGGFSLGRFEVPVAVVALVWVAFALFVLLTPESARVPGLIVLGLLAVGGVYFGFLLSTRRSVFEHEPGGGPAVVAIESDPAPLTGPATPKDSA